Proteins co-encoded in one Zalophus californianus isolate mZalCal1 chromosome 9, mZalCal1.pri.v2, whole genome shotgun sequence genomic window:
- the KCNA5 gene encoding potassium voltage-gated channel subfamily A member 5 → MEIALVPLENGGAMTVRGGGEARTGCGQTRGGELQCPPTAGLNDGPKEPAPRARGTQRGVDPGGRALPPLPQEPPQPRRLPPEDEEGEGDPALGMAEDQVLGAGSLHHQRVHINISGLRFETQLGTLAQFPNTLLGDPAKRLRYFDPLRNEYFFDRNRPSFDGILYYYQSGGRLRRPVNVSLDVFADEIRFYQLGDEAMERFREDEGFIKEEEKPLPRNEFQRQVWLIFEYPESSGSARGIAIVSVLVILISIITFCLETLPEFRDERELLRHPPVPHQPPGPSGGANGSGALAPPSGPTVAPLLPRTLADPFFIVETTCVIWFTFELLVRFFACPSKAEFSRNIMNIIDVVAIFPYFITLGTELAEQQPGGGGGGGQNGQQAMSLAILRVIRLVRVFRIFKLSRHSKGLQILGKTLQASMRELGLLIFFLFIGVILFSSAVYFAEADNQETHFSSIPDAFWWAVVTMTTVGYGDMRPVTVGGKIVGSLCAIAGVLTIALPVPVIVSNFNYFYHRETDHEEQAALKEEQDSQSYGTGLDSGGPQKTSWSKGSLCKAGVSLENADGARRGSCPMEKCNVKAKSNVDLRRSLYTLCLDTSRETDL, encoded by the coding sequence ATGGAGATCGCCCTGGTGCCCCTGGAGAACGGCGGTGCCATGACTGTCAGAGGAGGAGGTGAGGCCCGTACAGGCTGTGGCCAGACCAGAGGGGGAGAGCTCCAGTGTCCCCCGACGGCTGGGCTCAACGATGGACCCAAAGAGCCGGCGCCAAGGGCGCGCGGCACGCAGAGGGGAGTGGATCCGGGAGGGCGGGCTTTGCCACCGCTGCCCCAGGAGCCGCCGCAGCCTCGACGGCTGCCTCCCGAGGacgaggagggagaaggagaccccGCCCTGGGCATGGCGGAGGACCAGGTGCTGGGCGCGGGATCCCTTCACCACCAGCGCGTCCATATCAACATCTCCGGGCTGCGCTTCGAGACGCAGTTGGGCACCCTGGCGCAGTTCCCTAATACCCTCCTGGGGGACCCGGCCAAGCGCCTGCGCTACTTCGACCCCCTGAGGAACGAGTACTTCTTCGACCGCAACCGGCCCAGCTTCGATGGCATCCTCTACTACTACCAGTCCGGGGGCCGCCTGCGGAGGCCGGTCAACGTCTCCCTGGACGTGTTCGCAGATGAGATCCGCTTCTACCAGCTGGGGGACGAGGCCATGGAGCGCTTCCGAGAGGACGAGGGCTTCATTAAAGAAGAGGAGAAGCCCCTGCCCCGAAACGAGTTCCAACGCCAGGTGTGGCTTATCTTTGAATATCCAGAAAGCTCGGGGTCCGCGAGGGGCATCGCCATCGTCTCGGTCTTGGTCATTCTCATCTCCATCATCACCTTCTGCTTGGAGACCTTGCCTGAGTTCAGGGATGAACGGGAGCTGCTTCGCCACCCCCCAGTGCCCCACCAGCCTCCTGGGCCCTCCGGGGGCGCCAATGGCAGCGGGGCTCTGGCGCCTCCCTCTGGCCCTACGGTGGCACCTCTCCTGCCTAGGACCCTGGCTGACCCCTTCTTCATTGTAGAGACCACGTGTGTCATCTGGTTCACTTTCGAGCTGCTTGTACGCTTCTTCGCCTGCCCCAGCAAAGCAGAATTCTCTCGGAACATCATGAACATCATTGATGTGGTGGCCATCTTTCCCTATTTCATCACCCTGGGCACTGAGCTGGCAGAGCAACAgccagggggtggagggggcggcGGCCAGAACGGGCAGCAGGCCATGTCCCTGGCCATCCTCAGAGTGATCCGCCTGGTCCGGGTGTTCCGCATCTTCAAGCTCTCCCGCCACTCCAAGGGGCTCCAGATCCTGGGCAAGACCTTGCAGGCCTCCATGCGGGAGCTGGGCCtgctcatcttcttcctcttcatcgGGGTCATCCTCTTCTCCAGTGCCGTCTACTTCGCAGAGGCTGACAACCAGGAGACCCACTTTTCCAGCATCCCGGATGCCTTCTGGTGGGCAGTTGTCACTATGACCACGGTAGGCTATGGGGACATGAGGCCTGTCACGGTGGGGGGCAAGATCGTGGGCTCGCTGTGTGCCATCGCTGGGGTCCTCACCATCGCCCTGCCTGTGCCCGTCATTGTCTCCAACTTCAACTACTTCTACCAccgggagacggaccatgaggaGCAGGCAGCTCTTAAGGAAGAGCAGGACAGCCAGAGCTATGGGACAGGGCTGGACAGCGGAggcccccagaagaccagctggaGCAAGGGGTCCCTCTGCAAGGCTGGGGTGTCCCTGGAGAATGCAGACGGAGCCCGAAGGGGCAGCTGCCCCATGGAGAAGTGTAACGTCAAGGCCAAAAGCAATGTGGACTTGCGGAGGTCCCTCTATACCCTCTGCCTGGACACGAGCCGGGAAACGGATTTGTAA